One window from the genome of Jiangella alba encodes:
- a CDS encoding DJ-1/PfpI family protein yields MDASSTTAIVAYQGVSADEAEIFRFALSQLPDFRTVTVGTARGQVAGPGGVQTIDATLDEVNAPAVVAVPGGVGTDRQPEIAAWLRRVSPRWLLASSTGSTLLAAAGLLDDATVATHWLAGPLLEHYGAHASHDRLVVNGRVITCSGGPTAFHAALVVARAYGGADLVAQISASAVTAREQRRAQPPRHRSLWARLGGAVRGHDPAPPELGPLDRALDDLGPLDLGPVGPPPVAPPHERR; encoded by the coding sequence ATGGATGCCAGTTCGACCACCGCGATCGTCGCGTACCAGGGAGTCTCCGCCGACGAGGCCGAGATCTTCCGCTTCGCGCTGTCCCAGTTGCCCGATTTCCGCACCGTCACCGTCGGCACCGCCCGCGGCCAGGTGGCCGGACCGGGCGGCGTCCAGACCATCGACGCCACCCTCGACGAGGTCAACGCACCCGCCGTCGTCGCCGTCCCGGGTGGCGTCGGCACCGACCGGCAGCCCGAGATCGCCGCCTGGCTGCGCCGGGTGTCGCCGCGCTGGCTGCTCGCGAGCTCGACCGGGTCGACGCTGCTGGCGGCGGCCGGCCTGCTCGACGACGCCACCGTGGCGACGCACTGGCTGGCCGGCCCGCTGCTCGAGCACTACGGCGCCCACGCCTCGCACGACCGCCTGGTCGTCAACGGCCGCGTCATCACCTGCTCGGGTGGCCCGACGGCGTTCCACGCGGCGCTCGTCGTGGCGCGCGCCTACGGCGGGGCCGATCTCGTCGCCCAGATCAGCGCCAGCGCCGTCACCGCTCGTGAGCAGCGCCGCGCCCAGCCGCCCCGTCATCGCAGCCTGTGGGCCCGCCTCGGCGGCGCGGTCCGCGGCCACGATCCCGCGCCGCCTGAGCTCGGCCCGCTCGACCGCGCCCTCGACGACCTCGGCCCGCTCGACCTCGGGCCGGTCGGGCCGCCGCCGGTGGCGCCGCCACACGAGCGTCGCTGA